A region of Rhodospirillales bacterium DNA encodes the following proteins:
- a CDS encoding S8 family peptidase, whose amino-acid sequence MTLEKEWERLGLSLLSSDQDKSLILFSSSDEVSDFRSRLEAYSSGIQPGRVAPPYSGFIGRIEEIGDLAPEDRIGRRLREQGYINPDDFSLDQSFVVDIELWDFGSSDLRQRKLNDIEAYITTHHGEVFDRYIGPSISLLRARLDGSIARSLLAVTEIATIDLPPEPDAATGAALALTADNLPSVSQVAADAPVIGLVDSGLNAHPLFEGAIAGAIGVPEALGGADDFGHGTRVGGVALFGDLRAQLGSNMLVQGARIASARVLNQDGKFDERSLVARQMRAALTTLNERFGCRLFVIALGDRSAPYDGGKVGTWAATLDELAHELNAVIIVAAGNNESPRSGDALEEAVTEYPAYLLEAQNRLFEPGGAINVLTVGSLAHGEGVGPEFSEIVHVRPITQALEPSPFTRIGPGPGKATKPDLVDIGGTAVFDAGVRRLRVGQQLPSAGILTLHHQPMVRLFASASGTSFAAPMVAHKAAQLLRQFPHASANLIRALLVNAARVPEEAMAKLQPLGDHAPTFVCGNGMVDVERAAYSDDHRVILFADDQIDIDHFVVYELPIPEIFQAGGRRSIRVSLAYDSPVRHTRADYAGVGMSFRLVRGCTREFVFDHFRRRSQSDGRQPELSPRFDCKLLPGPQQRERGTLQCASVSFQRGTENYGDMYYLVVRCERGWADVGNQQYAVVVELEHQLETRLYDRLQVRVRV is encoded by the coding sequence ATGACGCTGGAAAAAGAGTGGGAGCGTTTGGGGCTCTCTCTTCTGAGTAGCGACCAGGATAAATCGTTGATCCTCTTCTCCTCGAGTGATGAAGTTTCCGATTTCCGTTCACGCCTTGAGGCGTACTCTTCCGGCATTCAGCCAGGCCGCGTAGCTCCGCCCTATAGCGGATTCATCGGACGGATTGAAGAAATAGGCGACCTAGCGCCGGAAGACAGAATTGGCCGCCGACTACGCGAGCAAGGCTACATCAACCCCGACGATTTTTCTCTCGATCAATCTTTTGTTGTTGATATCGAACTCTGGGACTTCGGAAGTAGCGACCTCAGACAGCGTAAGCTGAACGATATAGAGGCATATATCACCACCCATCATGGCGAAGTGTTTGACAGGTATATCGGCCCTTCGATTTCGCTACTTCGCGCGCGATTGGACGGATCAATCGCTCGGTCCCTTTTAGCGGTGACTGAGATTGCAACAATTGACCTGCCACCCGAGCCGGATGCGGCGACCGGCGCCGCCTTGGCTCTTACGGCAGACAATCTACCTTCTGTATCGCAAGTCGCGGCGGATGCCCCGGTAATCGGTCTGGTAGATAGCGGCCTGAATGCGCATCCTCTTTTTGAGGGGGCAATAGCAGGAGCGATTGGGGTCCCCGAGGCGCTAGGGGGGGCCGATGACTTCGGACACGGAACTCGTGTCGGAGGAGTGGCCCTGTTCGGCGATTTGCGCGCGCAACTAGGCAGTAATATGTTGGTGCAAGGCGCGCGCATAGCATCAGCGCGGGTTCTCAACCAAGACGGAAAATTTGACGAAAGGAGTCTCGTTGCCCGACAGATGCGCGCAGCATTGACGACACTGAATGAGCGCTTCGGATGCCGGCTGTTTGTCATCGCTTTGGGGGATCGCAGTGCGCCATACGATGGAGGCAAGGTTGGCACTTGGGCCGCGACACTTGATGAACTCGCACATGAACTCAACGCCGTGATTATTGTCGCCGCCGGGAACAACGAATCTCCTCGTAGTGGTGATGCGCTCGAGGAGGCGGTAACGGAGTACCCCGCGTACCTTTTGGAAGCGCAGAATCGCCTATTCGAACCGGGCGGCGCGATCAACGTTTTGACAGTCGGGTCGCTTGCACACGGTGAAGGCGTCGGGCCCGAGTTCTCCGAGATAGTCCACGTTAGACCGATAACGCAAGCTTTGGAGCCGTCGCCATTTACGCGAATTGGCCCCGGGCCTGGTAAAGCCACAAAACCAGACCTCGTGGATATTGGGGGCACAGCTGTTTTTGATGCGGGGGTGAGGCGCCTTAGAGTAGGTCAGCAATTGCCATCGGCTGGTATTCTGACGCTACACCACCAGCCCATGGTCCGGTTGTTCGCGAGCGCGTCAGGCACGTCTTTTGCTGCGCCAATGGTCGCACATAAGGCGGCGCAACTCCTGAGGCAGTTTCCCCACGCTTCAGCGAATTTGATTCGCGCGCTTCTCGTTAACGCGGCGCGCGTCCCTGAAGAAGCGATGGCAAAATTGCAGCCGTTAGGAGATCACGCGCCAACGTTCGTCTGCGGGAATGGAATGGTGGACGTGGAGCGTGCAGCATATTCAGACGATCACCGGGTCATACTTTTTGCGGATGACCAGATAGATATTGATCACTTCGTAGTGTATGAATTGCCGATTCCGGAGATCTTTCAGGCAGGCGGACGGCGTTCAATTCGTGTCTCTCTTGCCTATGATTCGCCGGTTCGCCATACGAGGGCCGACTACGCGGGAGTCGGAATGAGCTTCCGACTAGTCCGTGGATGTACGCGGGAATTTGTGTTTGACCACTTTCGTAGGCGTTCGCAGAGTGATGGACGTCAACCAGAGCTGAGTCCACGATTCGACTGCAAGCTTTTGCCCGGCCCGCAGCAGCGGGAACGTGGGACACTTCAGTGTGCAAGCGTTTCCTTTCAGCGCGGAACAGAGAACTACGGAGATATGTATTACCTAGTGGTTCGTTGTGAGCGTGGCTGGGCTGACGTCGGCAATCAGCAGTACGCTGTTGTGGTTGAGCTTGAACATCAGCTGGAAACTCGCTTGTACGACCGCCTGCAAGTGCGAGTGCGGGTCTGA